In a genomic window of Plasmodium malariae genome assembly, chromosome: 4:
- the PmUG01_04030400 gene encoding Plasmodium exported protein, unknown function, whose amino-acid sequence MEFSDMNPVTTGGYPFSFNKKEVRNYFIDYLEEEGKCYRKKDLKSSIIFRCFVLSILTLLHIILQNTNIFARYSTFRNTQLCSRYTRELAERKNAKVGNNNTNNTMLREGNQEPPNKSVKLGEKSRNLNVKMDSPSKSQPSKTNNPQTDRKQIILGETSRSLLSGGDASPKPSPVGRDFPQPESKPVETDRRSRHNSIDKGDNAVLKEKRVQGGTSEANENEKLDMKKKGNDPLLKRNIQDGQPLGKEPSEKIGENGINVELIKKNEDLVKKDISKFEIKDLRESINKPDFEITLLRKYNRIVDCKNVELPYGCTSSDFIKYMSELDLSKKLENLKYFGDPKSMYLIYKYVHDHERVEFWKVRNILWKLCEDLEAKFKIPKEIKIKEWNNIFAKLIEELLKKDQKSYAELHELIKIGNCVRSKFIEFIVGKRHSWKLFSNEMNDKFTEELATNLVKYAK is encoded by the exons ATGGAATTTAGCGACATGAATCCCGTTACAACAGGAGGGtatcctttttcttttaataagaaagaagtcagaaattattttattgattATTTAGAAGAGGAAGGAAAATGTTACAGGAAGAAGGATTTAAAAAGttcaataatttttagatgttttgttttatccaTTCTTACGCtgttacatattattttacaa AATACAAACATATTTGCACGTTATAGCACTTTTAGAAATACCCAGTTGTGTAGTAGATATACAAGAGAATTAGCCGAAAGGAAAAATGCGAAGgttggtaataataatacaaataatactATGTTAAGGGAGGGAAATCAGGAGCCACCTAATAAATCAGTTAAACTAGGGGAAAAATCAAGAAATTTAAATGTGAAAATGGATTCTCCTTCAAAATCTCAACCCTCTAAAACGAACAATCCGCAGACAGACAGGAAGCAGATCATATTAGGAGAAACTTCTAGATCTCTTCTTTCAGGAGGAGATGCAAGTCCTAAGCCATCCCCTGTAGGGAGGGATTTTCCTCAACCAGAAAGTAAACCAGTCGAAACAGATAGACGTTCAAGGCATAATAGTATCGATAAGGGAGATAATGCagttttaaaagaaaaaagagtaCAAGGAGGTACTTCAGAAGCAAACGAAAATGAAAAGTTAGATATGAAAAAGAAGGGAAATGATCCTTTATTGAAAAGGAATATACAAGATGGTCAACCGCTAGGAAAGGAACCCTCAGAGAAAATAGGTGAAAATGGCATAAATGTTGagcttattaaaaaaaatgaagatttggtgaaaaaggatataagtaaatttgaaataaaagaTCTCCGAGAATCTATTAATAAACCTGACTTTGAAATTACATTGTTGCGTAAATATAACAGAATAGTTGATTGTAAGAATGTGGAATTGCCTTATGGTTGTACGTCTTctgattttattaaatatatgtcgGAATTAGATTTAAGTAAAAAGCTTGAGAATTTAAAGTATTTTGGAGATCCTAAAAGTATGtatcttatatataaatatgttcacGATCATGAAAGGGTAGAATTTTGGAAagtaagaaatattttatggaAATTATGTGAGGATTTAGAAGCAAAGTTTAAAATACCAaaggaaattaaaataaaagaatggaataatatttttgctaAATTGATAGaggaattattaaaaaaggatcAAAAAAGTTATGCAGAGTTGCatgaattaattaaaattggAAATTGTGTTAGATCGAAGTTTATTGAATTCATAGTTGGTAAAAGACATTCATGGAAGCTGTTCTCCAATGAAATGAATGACAAATTTACGGAAGAATTGGCTACTAATTTAGtgaaatatgcaaaataa
- the PmUG01_04030300 gene encoding Plasmodium exported protein, unknown function has translation MGGNSSGREEDEEEDDDDDNDDDETDEEEINNEEKGKKKENCSHNEEETSEKNIEKYRKMAEETYRKKLEERYKKMTEEEPRHIPQPLPYPNNCPDIPPQLTEEQFIQLLKMLPPEHLLQLQQQMQPQQRLQAQGPINRMQEMPSTSNGEGGGFPFGSPEEMLQFMKFINERQNMNQRCGQVEVYDEGEGQKKSIIKNMFKDITKMSPMIWPAVPPLLMMFIGTQKTYLILYTLSLIQDAFNFVQKIRN, from the coding sequence ATGGGAGGAAACTCTTCCGGAAGAgaagaagatgaagaagaagatgatgatgatgataatgatgatgatgaaactgatgaagaagaaataaataatgaagaaaaaggaaaaaagaaggaaaattGTTCACACAATGAAGAAGAAActtcagaaaaaaatatagagaaaTATAGGAAAATGGCAGAAGAAacatatagaaaaaaattagaagaaagatataaaaaaatgactGAAGAAGAACCAAGACATATACCACAACCATTACCATATCCTAATAATTGTCCTGATATTCCTCCCCAACTAACTGAAGAACAATTTATACAATTATTAAAGATGTTACCACCCGAACATTTACTACAGCTTCAACAACAAATGCAACCACAACAACGACTACAAGCACAAGGACCTATAAATAGGATGCAAGAAATGCCTTCAACTTCAAATGGAGAAGGAGGTGGTTTTCCTTTTGGAAGCCCTGAAGAAATGTTACAATTcatgaaatttataaatgaaagaCAAAACATGAATCAAAGGTGTGGTCAAGTTGAAGTGTATGATGAAGGGGAAGGACAAAAGAAatcaattataaaaaatatgtttaaagATATAACTAAGATGAGTCCAATGATTTGGCCTGCCGTACCTCCCCTTTTAATGATGTTCATTGGAACacaaaaaacatatttgATACTATATACGTTATCCTTGATACAAGAtgcatttaattttgtacagaaaataagaaattga
- the PmUG01_04030500 gene encoding Plasmodium exported protein (PHIST), unknown function, with the protein MYNIFSKIPAVHTAHYPLLLCKTEDKKNHRNSSGQGKDFKNKDLEKAIALRLFILCLLILFYMFLQNIDVYEDSNIISEWKKYNNRFLRKLSKKRNMSEKMKNVGSDINGDEYNKLTTKTNVKLCKHKIKNSNCSKSEEKNSRKTGTYPGESSLRKRTMDKKKYLLTIQELKKKYEALAYKDVSKNEIKEIMKDMDSNYEFISENKHDTSTEDENAELPYGCKVSEVCLNITEEKLKRKLSTLSSKVNHKVMFTIFNYFHDFQRKKYLKLGDYLWKNYKQIKKDYEVPEEIEMEIDSTSSDLINTLLKKDYNDFKDFYAFVGDVPRSKESFINFLKEKTHSWLLLRNKMMEKIKNALDIDFEDSESDE; encoded by the exons atgtataatatattttccaaGATACCAGCTGTTCATACAGCTCATTACCCTTTACTTTTGTGTAAAACAGAAGATAAAAAGAACCATAGAAATTCATCAGGGCAGGGAAAAgactttaaaaataaagatttaGAAAAAGCTATAGCTCTTAggctttttattttgtgtctacttattttgttttacatGTTTTTACAA AACATAGATGTATATGAAgatagtaatattatttcagaatggaaaaagtataataatagatttttaagaaaactatctaaaaaaagaaatatgagcgaaaaaatgaagaatgtAGGATCCGACATAAATGGAGATGAATACAACAAGTTGACCACAAAaacaaatgtaaaattatgcaaacataaaataaaaaattccaATTGTTCGAAAAgcgaagaaaaaaattcaagAAAAACTGGTACTTATCCTGGTGAATCTTCATTACGTAAACGCAcaatggataaaaaaaaatatttattaactattcaggaattaaaaaaaaaatatgaagccTTAGCGTACAAGGATGtaagtaaaaatgaaataaaagagaTAATGAAAGATATGGATTCtaattatgaatttatatcAGAAAATAAACATGATACTTCTACAGAAGATGAAAATGCAGAATTACCTTATGGATGTAAAGTTTCAGAGGTTTGTTTAAATATTACAGAGGAGAAACTAAAAAGAAAACTTAGTACGTTAAGTAGTAAAGTAAATCATAAAGTTATGTTTACAATATTTAACTATTTTCATGATtttcaaagaaaaaagtatttaaaaTTAGGAGATTATCTgtggaaaaattataaacaaattaaaaaggaCTATGAAGTACCAGAAGAAATTGAAATGGAGATAGATAGCACTTCTTCTGATTTGATAAATACTCTATTGAAAAAGGATTATAATGACTTTAAGGATTTTTACGCTTTTGTTGGTGATGTACCACGTTCTAAAGAGAgctttattaattttctaaAAGAGAAGACCCACTCATGGTTATTATTGAGAAATAAGATGATGgagaagataaaaaatgCTTTGGATATTGATTTTGAAGATTCCGAATCAGACGAATGA
- the PmUG01_04030700 gene encoding histidine-rich knob protein homolog KPRPC, putative: MATIKKCNKREKINIFLFFTKISLFLLLNWILDSSNDQKCGKSCKNDIQILLVSRTNRSLASRRRRNGSNFPVCRTRIVKDITHGGLKEYKENFENKRYKLTENEKDGNKDCDEHYEAANYGFKEKCPYEVNKSYGGATPGPNLFELRKRFRCGALFNDRNGRMSSLVDILPGSLEECERKIYGPRNEFRSVFYKRSIPTKRKVKRRKVEEEEEDEYFPLRNKISAGLRVGTNSRKETYMSGKKNFPVSEYYKEESSTTSEDEPEEVEKKEEKFDLKYTPRDGLESFSKAHEREEEKQTCDIPEDVSTDRKGPVVEEYEEEKPCISVEEKSEDALKDTDKTDETSCVSDKEHLPTIVEVEEVDEKDTTTPDIKEEEVTPEDELKESDKKVEEVDEKDTTTPHVKEEEITPEDELKESDKKVEEEDKTDETCKISNVADDEVGEETSDAKPMDGYYSVKEHDAEDESWTTTWNSMSSTPDEKGEKSKTKLSHKRISKKKLKRKCKRKKLKSERKDTTTPEEKIDEKEEQTEDIPTYEETTSIVEQTEADIDEQRKTELEETTEKEEERKHKKSKSEAPFQEVITGYVRREPEKSLFNCFYYPKTVDDEALPNITTKSRLFKNWGEKIPDHLPESIFKPDDFNLEDDSANLKPKGGLLPHKPQYRHKKYLKPKIILRTPDIPKHKRKKKLTTKKDKNKTYEAFKGTLWPELLGLDEMLDTKPTPWIPTVEETDKVIIETPEITPTPEISTVEEIDEATDGTPETKSKSKNKAKQECDKKKDKKDKKKDKKDKKKDKKKKKRKETDKIKDETPEITPTPEISTVEETDKIIIETPEITPTPEISTVEETDKATDGTPETKSKSKNKAKQECDKKKDKKDKKKDKKDKKKDKKKKKEKSTTEISTIEETVKVQEETSEITPTPEISVVEETDKIKDEKPEITPIPDISTVEETDKIKDETPEITPTPEISTVEETNKDIEEKSGSTSIFSCFSKKKKGHKKDKKQKKKSKKKKSTTQITTVEETEKITDETPEITPTPEISNVEDMDKTHEVFKGTHWTELVSIDEMLDTKPTPWMSTVEETDKIKDETPEITPIPEISTVEEADKIIIETPEITPTPEISTVEETDKATDETSESKSVFSGFFKKKKGDKKDKKQKEKSTTEITTVEETEKITVETPEITPTPEISVVEETDKIKDETPETTPTPEISTVEETDKATDETTESKSVFSGFFKKKKGVKKDKKQKEKSTTQITTVEETEKITVETPEITPTPEISVVEETDKIKDETPEITPTPEISTVKETDKIIIETPEITPTPEISTVEETDKIIIQTPEITPTPEISTVEKTDKVTDGTPETKSKSKDKAKQKYYKKKDKQDKKKRKEKSTTQITTVEETEKITVETPEITPTPEISVVEETDKIKDETPEITPTPPDISTVEETDKVTDGTPETKSKSKDKAKQEYYKKKDKQDKKTDKEVKKTDKEDKKTDKVDKKKRKEKSTTQITSVEETEKITVETPEITPTPEISVVEETDKIKDETPEIAPATEISTVEEADKATEKTSEGKSVFSGFFKKKKGVKKDKKQKEKSTTQITTVEETEKITVETPEITPTPEISVVEETDKIKDETPEITPIPEISTVEEADKIIIETPEITPTPEISTLEETDKMAGETSENHSKFKSFFRKKKVDKIDRKEKYMSTTEMTTIEETEKEKDETPEVCTEEETVKGEDETPKVTPTSDISIVQKSHKKTYESDESMSKHKISTKETHKTQSTHEIHNVEETDIMNYKTPSEKVLLKYTTELGEHDDIENEIYTTWRNKYIKLKDKNVGNSTTTYKYSTEKNVNEEGDSLNRYPMDKFLNEKKENVIGVKEEDESRYGLSLFKGRTPYGDLAPHTIWRCKCSSVQYSAGDITPNGS, translated from the exons ATGGCAACCATAAAGAAATGTAACAAGAgagagaaaataaatattttcctctttttcacaaaaatatcattgtttcttcttttaaattgGATATTAGATAGTTCTAATGAT CAAAAATGTGGTAAATCTTGTAAGAATGACATTCAGATACTATTAGTTTCAAGAACTAACAGATCATTGGCATCAAGGAGGAGACGCAATGGTTCAAATTTTCCAGTTTGTAGAACTCGTATAGTAAAAGATATTACGCATGGAGGACTTAAGGAATATAAAGagaattttgaaaataaacgTTATAAATTAACGGAAAATGAGAAAGATGGAAATAAGGATTGCGATGAACATTATGAAGCAGCAAATTATggatttaaagaaaaatgtcCCTATGAAGTAAATAAGTCTTATGGAGGTGCAACTCCCGGGCCAAATCTTTTCGAATTAAGAAAACGATTCCGTTGTGGAGCACTTTTTAATGATAGAAATGGAAGAATGAGTTCATTAGTAGATATACTACCTGGATCTTTAGAAGAATgtgaaagaaaaatttatggACCAAGGAATGAATTTAGAAGTGTGTTTTACAAAAGAAGCATACCCACGAAGAGGAAAGTTAAAAGGAGAAAagtagaagaagaagaagaagatgaaTATTTCCCATTACGTAATAAGATATCTGCTGGATTAAGAGTAGGCACAAATAGCAGAAAGGAAACTTATATGAGTGGTAAAAAGAACTTTCCAGTTTCtgaatattataaagaaGAATCATCAACCACATCAGAAGATGAACCTGAGGAAGtcgagaaaaaagaagaaaaattcgATTTAAAATACACTCCCAGAGATGGATTAGAATCGTTTAGTAAGGCACATGAACgtgaagaagaaaaacaaaCATGTGATATACCAGAAGACGTTTCCACAGACAGAAAAGGTCCTGTTGTAGAAGAatatgaagaagaaaaaccATGTATTTCCGTAGAGGAAAAATCTGAAGATGCCTTAAAAGACACTGATAAAACTGATGAAACATCATGTGTTTCTGATAAGGAACACCTCCCTACAATCGTAGAAGTAGAAGAAGTCGATGAAAAGGATACAACAACACCGGATATTAAAGAGGAAGAAGTTACACCAGAAGATGAATTAAAAGAATCTGATAAAAAAGTAGAAGAAGTTGATGAAAAGGATACAACAACACCGCATGTTAAAGAGGAAGAAATTACACCTGAAGATGAATTAAAAGAATCTGATAAAAAAGTAGAAGAAGAAGATAAAACTGATGAGACTTGCAAGATTAGTAATGTAGCAGATGATGAAGTAGGAGAGGAAACATCAGATGCTAAACCAATGGACGGTTACTATTCAGTAAAAGAACATGATGCTGAAGATGAATCATGGACTACTACTTGGAATAGCATGTCATCTACTCCAGATGAAAAAGGTGAAAAATCCAAAACTAAATTATCTCATAAGCGaatatctaaaaaaaaattaaagagaaaatgtaaaagaaaaaaacttaaatCAGAGAGAAAGGATACCACCACCCCTGAAGAGAAAATCGACGAGAAAGAAGAACAAACTGAAGATATTCCAACATACGAGGAAACTACTAGCATTGTAGAACAAACCGAAGCGGATATAGATGAACAAAGAAAAACAGAATTAGAGGAAACCAcggaaaaagaagaagaaaggaaacataaaaaatcaaaatccGAGGCACCCTTCCAGGAGGTTATTACAGGATACGTCCGAAGGGAACCTGAAAAGTCATTATTCAATTGCTTTTATTACCCAAAAACCGTGGATGATGAAGCATTACCAAATATTACGACAAAGTCAAGGCTCTTCAAAAACTGGGGAGAAAAGATTCCAGATCATTTACCAGAATCTATATTTAAACCAGATGATTTCAATTTAGAAGATGATAGTGCAAATTTAAAACCAAAAGGCGGTTTGCTCCCGCATAAGCCGCAATATAGGCATAAGAAGTATTTAAAaccaaaaattattttacgcACTCCCGATATTCCAAAACATAAGcgtaagaaaaaattaaccacaaaaaaagataagaatAAGACATATGAAGCATTCAAAGGTACGCTTTGGCCAGAGCTACTTGGCTTAGATGAAATGCTAGATACGAAGCCGACACCGTGGATACCCACTGTAGAAGAAACCGATAAGGTAATAATCGAAACACCAGAAATTACTCCAACACCCGAGATTTCTACTGTTGAAGAAATCGATGAGGCGACAGACGGAACTCCGGAAACCAAGTCAAAGAGCAAGAACAAAGCTAAACAGGAATGcgataagaaaaaagataagaaggataaaaaaaaagataagaaagataaaaaaaaagataaaaaaaaaaaaaagagaa AAGAAACcgataaaattaaagatgAAACACCAGAAATTACTCCAACACCCGAGATTTCCACTGTAGAAGAAACCGATAAGATAATAATCGAAACACCAGAAATTACTCCAACACCCGAGATTTCCACTGTTGAAGAAACCGATAAGGCGACAGACGGAACTCCGGAAACCAAGTCAAAGAGCAAGAACAAAGCTAAACAGGAATGcgataagaaaaaagataagaaggataaaaaaaaagataagaaagataaaaaaaaagataaaaaaaaaaaaaaagagaagtcAACAACAGAGATTTCGACTATAGAAGAAACCGTTAAGGTTCAGGAAGAAACATCAGAAATTACACCAACACCAGAGATATCTGTTGTAGAAGAAACcgataaaattaaagatgAAAAACCAGAAATTACTCCAATACCCGATATTTCCACTGTAGAAGAAACcgataaaattaaagatgAAACACCAGAAATTACACCAACACCCGAGATTTCCACTGTAGAAGAAACCAATAAGGATATAGAAGAAAAATCTGGAAGTACCTCAATATTTTCTTGCTTttctaaaaagaaaaaaggccATAAGAAAGATAAGAAACAGAAAAAGAAGtcaaagaaaaagaagtcAACGACTCAAATAACAACTGTAGAAGAAACCGAAAAAATAACAGACGAAACACCAGAGATTACACCAACACCTGAGATTTCCAATGTAGAAGATATGGATAAGACACATGAAGTATTCAAAGGTACGCATTGGACAGAGCTAGTTAGCATAGATGAAATGTTAGATACGAAGCCGACACCGTGGATGTCTACTGTAGAAGAAACcgataaaattaaagatgAAACACCAGAAATTACTCCAATACCCGAGATTTCCACTGTTGAAGAAGCCGATAAGATAATAATCGAAACACCAGAAATTACTCCAACACCCGAGATTTCCACTGTTGAAGAAACCGATAAAGCTACAGACGAAACATCTGAAAGTAAATCAGTATTTTCGGGctttttcaaaaagaaaaaaggcgATAAGAAAGATAAGAAACAAAAAGAGAAGTCAACAACTGAAATAACAACTGTAGAAGAAACCGAAAAAATAACAGTCGAAACACCAGAAATTACACCAACACCTGAGATATCTGTTGTAGAAGAAACTGATAAAATTAAGGATGAAACACCAGAAACTACGCCAACACCAGAGATTTCCACTGTTGAAGAAACCGATAAGGCGACAGACGAAACAACTGAAAGTAAGTCAGTATTTTCGGGctttttcaaaaagaaaaaaggtgTTAAGAAAGATAAGAAACAAAAAGAGAAGTCAACAACTCAAATAACAACTGTAGAAGAAACCGAAAAAATAACAGTGGAAACACCAGAAATTACACCAACACCTGAGATATCTGTTGTAGAAGAAactgataaaattaaagatgAAACACCAGAAATTACTCCAACACCCGAGATTTCCACTGTAAAAGAAACTGATAAGATAATAATCGAAACACCAGAAATTACTCCAACACCCGAGATTTCCACTGTTGAAGAAACCGATAAGATAATAATTCAAACACCAGAAATTACACCAACACCCGAGATTTCCACTGTAGAAAAAACCGATAAGGTGACAGACGGAACTCCGGAAACCAAGTCAAAGAGCAAGGACAAAGCTAAACAgaaatactataaaaaaaaagataagcaagataaaaaaaaaagaaaagagaagTCAACAACTCAAATAACAACTGTAGAAGAAACGGAAAAAATAACAGTCGAAACACCAGAAATTACACCAACACCTGAGATATCTGTTGTAGAAGAAactgataaaattaaagatgAAACACCAGAAATTACTCCAACACCCCCCGATATTTCCACTGTTGAAGAAACCGATAAAGTGACAGACGGAACTCCGGAAACCAAGTCAAAGAGCAAGGACAAAGCTAAACAGgaatactataaaaaaaaagataagcaagataaaaaaacagataaggaagttaaaaaaacagataaggaagataaaaaaacagataaggtagataaaaaaaaaagaaaagagaagTCAACAACTCAAATAACATCTGTAGAAGAAACCGAAAAAATAACAGTGGAAACACCAGAAATTACACCAACACCTGAGATATCTGTTGTAGAAGAAactgataaaattaaagatgAAACACCAGAAATTGCGCCAGCAACCGAGATTTCCACTGTAGAAGAAGCCGATAAAGCTACAGAAAAAACATCTGAAGGTAAGTCAGTATTTTCGGGctttttcaaaaagaaaaaaggcgTTAAGAAAGATAAGAAACAAAAAGAGAAGTCAACAACTCAAATAACAACTGTAGAAGAAACCGAAAAAATAACAGTGGAAACACCAGAAATTACACCAACACCTGAGATATCTGTTGTAGAAGAAactgataaaattaaagatgAAACACCAGAAATTACTCCAATACCCGAGATTTCCACTGTTGAAGAAGCCGATAAGATAATAATCGAAACACCAGAAATTACTCCAACACCCGAGATTTCAACTTTAGAAGAAACTGATAAGATGGCAGGGGAAACATCTGAAAATCATTCAAAATTTAAGAGTTTTTtcagaaagaaaaaagttgATAAAATTgatagaaaagaaaaatatatgtcaACAACTGAGATGACAACTATAGAAGAAACCGAAAAGGAGAAAGACGAAACACCCGAAGTCTGCACCGAAGAAGAAACTGTAAAGGGGGAAGACGAAACCCCAAAAGTTACTCCAACATCTGATATTTCCATTGTACAAAAATCCCATAAGAAGACATATGAATCAGATGAATCTATGTCAAAACACAAGATCTCTACCAAGGAAACACATAAAACTCAATCAACACACGAGATTCATAATGTAGAAGAAACGGatataatgaattataaaacaCCAAGTGAGAAAGTATTGTTGAAGTACACTACTGAGTTAGGTGAACATGATGATatagaaaatgaaatatatacaacgtggaggaacaaatatataaaattgaaaGATAAGAATGTAGGAAATAGTACAACAACATACAAGTATTcaacagaaaaaaatgttaatgaAGAAGGTGATTCACTAAATAGGTATCCAATGGATAAATTCCTAAATGAGAAAAAGGAGAACGTTATAGGGGTTAAAGAAGAAGATGAATCACGATATGGATTATCCCTGTTTAAGGGTAGGACACCATATGGTGATTTGGCTCCACATACAATATGGAGGTGTAAATGTTCATCTGTACAATATAGTGCAGGTGATATAACACCAAATGGTTcatga
- the PmUG01_04030600 gene encoding uncharacterized protein, protein MKNFTKIPNFKFFILLAVALLCFILQNTQRWDDINTTVELQLSNRCLRNLSETFEGVLSAEYTRDTIDVDKKKKFFIKSNENYDRVIKELKELYNIKQENDDTYSENEGTNT, encoded by the exons atgaaaaattttacaaaaattccaaatttcaaattttttattttactagcTGTTGCCTTGTTATGTTTCATTTTACAG AACACACAAAGATGGGATGACATAAATACAACTGTAGAATTACAATTAAGCAATAGATGTTTAAGGAACTTGTCTGAAACTTTTGAAGGTGTATTAAGTGCAGAATACACAAGAGACACTATTGATgtggataaaaaaaaaaaattctttattaaaagtaacgaaaattatgatagggtaataaaagaattaaaagaattgtACAACATTAAGCAAGAAAATGATGATACATATAGTGAAAATGAAGGTACAAATACGTAA